From the genome of Phycicoccus duodecadis:
GCGGGCCGAGCGCGTTGAAGGCGGTGCCCACGCCGAGCTCCCGCCGCGCCACGGCCGCGTGCCGCATCGAGGGGTGGAAGGCGTTGGCGAAGCAGAAGGTGATGCCGGCCCGCTCGGCCACCGCCGCGACCTGGCCCGGGTCGAGGGTGAGGTCGACCCCGAGCGCCTCGAGGACGTCGGCCGAGCCGGAGGAGGAGGACGCAGCCCGGTTGCCGTGCTTGACGACGCGCAGGCCGGTGGCCGCGACGACGACCGACGCCATGGTCGAGATGTTGACCGAGTGCAGCCGGTCACCGCCGGTGCCGACGATGTCGACGCTCGGCCCGGGCACGTCGATGCGGTGGGCGTGCTCGAGCATCACGTCGGCCAGGCCGCGCAGCTCGTCGACCGTCTCGCCCTTGGCGCGCAGGGCGACCAGGAAGCCGGCCAGCTGTACCGGGCTGGCCTCGCCGCCCATGACCTGGCCCATCGCCCAGCGGGCCTGGTCGGTGGTCAGGTCCTCGCGACGCAGCAGGGCCGCGATCAGGTCGGACCAGCTCGGGGCGGCCGTGGCGGGGGGCACCCGTGTCAGCCGACGCTGGCCCGGTCGCGGGCGAGCCGGGCGATGGCCTCGGCGACCGCGATCGGGTCGAGGGGGTGCGGGACGGCGTCGTCGGCCAGCGACCAGCCGGCCAGCCAGGCGTCCTGCGGGCGCCCGGTGAGCACCAGGATCGGAGGGCACCGGAAGATCTCGTTCTTCAGCTGGCGGCACAGGCCGAGCCCACCCACCGGGGCGGTCTCGCCGTCGAGCACCGCGATGTCGTACCCGCCCGCGTCCATCGCCTCGATGACGGCCTCGGCGGTCGCACACTCGTGCCACGCGACGACCTCGACGTCACGCGCGGGGCGGCGCCCGGCCGCGGCACGGACGGCGTCACGGGTGGTGATGTCGTCGCTGTAGAGGAGGACACGGACCCGGTGGACGCCGTCGGCGGCCGGGGTGGACGCGGGGCCCGCTGCGGCGTGGGAGTCGCTCATGCAAGGCATCGTAGCGAGCGACGCCCGGCGCTCCGGTACGGGTCGGTCGCCGTCCGTGACCAGCGTCGCGTCGCGGATGTTGAGGCTTTCGGGGGGTCGCCTCGGCACGGGGTGGACGGAGTCGGCATAATGCCTGCGTGGCGTCTACAGCAGCGGCTTCGCTCAAGCACACCGGTCCGGTCCCCTCGATCCCAGGATCGGGCCCCGCGACGCGGCCCAACATGGTCGCGGTGGGCACGATGGTGTGGCTCTCCAGCGAGCTCATGTTCTTCGCGGCCCTCTTCGCGTTCTACTTCACCCTGCGCGGCCACCTGCCGCAGCTGTGGTCCGAGCGGACGGCCGAGCTCAACGTGCCGTTCGCGGCCGCCAACACCCTGGTGCTGGTCATCTCCTCCGTCTGGTGCCAGCTCGGCGTCTGGCAGGCCGAGCGCGGTGTCCCCGCCCGCCCCGCCGGCACCCGGCTGCTGCGCTTCCGGGAGTGGGGCATGCGCGAGTGGTACGTCCTCACCTACGTCTTCGGCGCCACCTTCGTGGCCGGCCAGGTCTACGAGTACGCGCACCTCATCGCCGACGGCGTCACGCTCTCGTCCGACTCCTACGGCTCGATCTTCTACCTCGCCACCGGCTTCCACGGGATGCACGTCACCGGCGGCCTGCTGGCCTTCCTGCTGATCATCGGGCGCACCTTCACCACCCGCCGCTACACCCACGCCCAGGCGACCGGCGCGGTCGTCACGTCGTACTACTGGCACTTCGTCGACGTGGTGTGGATCGCCCTGTTCGCCACCATCTATCTTCTCAAGTGACCTCTCCCGCAGGCCGACCCCTGACCGCAGCAGACGACAGGAAGCACTCGTGAACGCACTGGCAGCCCGGCGCCGGCATCCGGCGGCCATCGCCGTCCTCCTGATGATCGGCCTGTTCCTCACCGGTGCGGTCTACGCGGCCGTGGCCCCCGAGCCGGCCGACGCGACCACCCAGGCCCTCCCGGCCCAGAGCGTCGCGAGCGGCAAGGCCCTCTTCCGCGCCAACTGCGCCTCGTGCCACGGCCTCAACGCCGAGGGCCGCTCCACCGGCAACGGCAACGAGATCGCCGGCCCGCCGCTGGCCGGTGTCGGCGCCGCCGCGGTCGACTTCCAGGTCGGCACCGGCCGGATGCCGATGACCCAGCCCGGCGTGCAGGCCTCCCGCTCCGAGAGCGTGAAGTTCACCCAGGAGCAGATCGCCGACATGGGTGCCTACATCGCCTCCCTGGCGCCCGGGCCGGCCGTGCCCAGCGAGGAAGCCGTCGACCCCACCAAGGGCGACCCCGCGCGCGGTGGCCAGATCTTCCGCGTCAACTGCGCCATGTGCCACAACTTCGCGGGGGCCGGCGGCGCCCTGACCCGCGGCAAGTACGCCCCGTCCCTGGGCGACGTCACGGGCAAGCACGTCTACGAGGCGATGGTCAGCGGGCCGCAGAGCATGCCGGTGTTCAACGACGCCAACATCACCCCCGACGACAAGAGGGACGTCATCGCCTTCCTCACGACCCTCAACCAGGAGGAGAGCCCCGGCGGCATGACGCTGGGGTCGCTCGGCCCGGTCACCGAGGGTCTCTTCGCCTGGGTCTTCGGCCTCGGCATCCTCGTGGGCTGCGCCGTCTGGCTCGGCTCCAAGGCCGCCTGACCCGGCCCCGCCCCCGACACCCGACGCGAGAGAAACCGGCATCCCGATGAACGAGCAGGACACCCCCACCCCCGGCACCGAGGTGGCCCCCACCACCGGCCACGGTGACGCCGTGCGGCTCGACGAGGGCCACGTCGTCGGGTACGGCGGCATCCCCGACCGCTTCGTCAACCCCGGCCTGCCCACGCACGTGCCGCGGATGGCCGACCTCGACCAGAGCGCCGCCGACCGTGCCGAGAAGCAGGTCGCCACGCTCTTCGGCATCTCGATCCTGGCCACCCTCCTGTTCGTGGTCCTGTACTACGCCATCGACCTCAACGAGACGGTCTTCATCCCGGGCATCGGCACCACCAGCGCCTCCAACGCCGCCCTCGGGGTCACCCTGGCGTTCTCGCTGCTCGGCATCGGCTTCGGCGCCGTGCACTGGGCCAAGACGCTGATGCCCGACGTCGAGGTCGTCGAGGAGCGCCACCCGCTGCGCTCCAGCGACGCCGACCGCGAGGAGGTCGTCCGCGTCCTGGCCGTCGACGGGGGCTCCTCGCAGATCACCCGCCGCCCCCTCATCAAGTACACCCTGGGCGGCGCCCTCGGCCTGTTCGCGGTGCCGCTCGTGGTGCAGGTGGCCGGCTCCCTCGGCGAGATGCCGCAGAAGAGCTTGTCGCTCACCTGGTGGAACGGCGGCCCCAGCGGCCCCGGCCAGGTCCCCGAGTTCAAGCCGCTGCGCCTGATGAAGGACCCCGAGAACCTGCCCATCAAGGCCAGCGACGTCACCATCGGCTCGGTCTTCCACGTGATGCCCGAGGGCCTGCTCCCCGACCCCGAGACCAACGAGGGCGGCGCCGAGAACCTCCTCGAGGAGAAGGCGAAGGCCGCCGTGCTCCTCATGCGGCTCGACCCCGAGCAGATCCAGTCCCAGAAGGAGATCGACTGGGGCTACCAGGGCATCGTCGCGTACTCCAAGATCTGCACCCACGTGGGCTGCCCGGTGGGCCTCTACGAGCAGCAGACCCATCACCTGCTCTGCCCCTGCCACCAGTCAACCTTCGACGTGACCCAGGACTGCAAGGTCATCTTCGGGCCGGCGCACCGCCCTCTGCCACAATTGAAGATCACGGTCGACGACGAGGGCTACCTCGTCTCCGCACAGCCGTTCCGCGAAGCGGTCGGCCCGAGCTTCTGGGAGCGTGGCTGACATGACGGCGACCACCGACCGCCCCGCCGACGCCCTGCGCGACGGCGACCGCACGCCGCCCACGCCCACCTCGGCCGGCGTCCGCAAGATCGGCGGCCTCGCCGGCTGGGTCGACGAGCGCACCGGCGCGGCCAAGCCGGTCGGCTACCTCATGAAGAAGGTCTTCCCCGACCACTGGTCCTTCATGCTGGGCGAGATCGCGATGTACTCGATGATCATCTGCCTGATCACCGGGGCCTTCCTGACCTTCTGGTTCGTGCCCAGCATGGGCGAGACCATCTACGACGGCTCCTACGTGCCACTGCGCGGGGTCCGGATGTCGGAGGCCTACGCCTCCGCGGTGCACATCTCGTTCGACATCAAGGGCGGCCTGATCATCCGCCAGATCCACCACTGGGCCGCGCTGATGTTCGTGGTCGCGATCGTGGTGCACATGTTCCGCGTCTTCTTCACGGGCGCCTTCCGCAAGCCGCGTGAGATCAACTGGGTCATCGGCTCGGTGCTGGCCCTGCTCGCCATCATCGAGGGGTTCGCGGGCTACTCCCTCCCCGACGACCTGCTCTCCGGCACCGGCATCCGGGCCATGGCCGGCTTCGTGCAGACCTCGCCGGTCATCGGGACCTACCTGGTCTACGGCATCTTCGGGGGCCCGTTCCCCGGCGAGATGATCATCCCCCGGCTCTACTCGGCCCACGTGCTGCTCATCCCGGCCATCCTGGTCGGCCTCTTCACCGCGCACATCGGCCTGGTGGCGCTCCAGAAGCACACCCAGTTCCCCGGCCCCGGCCGCACCAACGACAATGTGGTCGGCTACCCGGTGATGCCGGTGTACGCCGCCAAGGCCGGCGGCTTCTTCTTCATCGTCTTCGGGGTGCTCGCGCTCATGGCCGCGCTGGTGCAGATCAACCCGGTCTGGGCCTACGGGCCGTACGACCCCTCCCCCGTCACCGCCGGCTCTCAGCCCGACTGGTACATGGGCTTCGCCGACGGTGCGCTGCGCCTGCTGCCCGGCTGGCTCGAGGTCAACGCCTTCGGCTACACGCTGTCGATGAACATCATCCCCGGCGCGCTCATCCTGCTCCCGCTGGTGTACGTCGTCATCGGCGCGTACCCGTTCGTCGAGCGGTTCGTGACCAAGGACGAGCGCGAGCACCACCTGCTCCAGCGCCCGCGCAACGCTCCGGTGCGGACCGCCATCGGCATGGCGGGGGCCACGGCCTACACCGTGCTGATGTTCGCCTCGGGCAACGACATCATGGCGATCCAGCTGGGCATGTCGATCAATGACCTCACCTGGTTCTTCCGGATCGGCTTCTTCGTGCTGCCCCCCATCGTGTTCTGGGTGACCAAGCGGATGTGCCTGTCCCTGCAGCGGCGCGACCGCGAGCAGGTCCTGCACGGCCGTGAGTCGGGCACCATCATCCGCACCCCCGACGGCCGCTACTTCGAGCGGCACGAGACCGAGCTGCCGCAGGACCAGTGGCTCCTCGTGCAGCACGAGCCGGTGGCCCCGCTCCAGCTCGAGCCCGAGACCGACGAGCACGGGGTGGCCCGCCCGGCCGCCCGCAAGGACCGCGTGCGCGCCGCGCTCTCGCGGTTCTACTTCGCCGACGCCGTCAACCCGGTCACCCCGGCCGAGCTCGCCGCCGCCCAGCACCACGGCCACGAGACCGAGGCCATCGAGGCTCCGCGGCACGCCCGCGAGATCGAGTCCGCCGAGGCGGCCGAGTCCGCCGAGGTCGCCGGGCGCCGCTGAGCAGCCCGGCTCGGCCCGCTCGACGGAGGCCGCATCCCCGCCCGGGATGCGGCCTCCGTCGTCGAGCCGCCCGCCCTCGACACCGACACCGTCTGCCGTGGCGACCGCCGCGATGGCGCTCCCCTGGCCGCCTAGGCTGGCGGGGTGAGCCCCGCCACGCCGCCCTCCGGCCCCCTCCTGCCCCCCAGCACGCCCGAGGACCAGGGAGTGCCCTCCGCCGCCCTGCTGGCCCTGGTGCGGCGCTGGGAGGACCGCGGGCTCGAGCCCCACAGTGTCACCGTCCTGCGCCACGGCCACACCGTCGCCGAGGGCTGGTGGGCGCCGTACCACCGCGACGGGGTCCAGCTGATGTACTCCGTGAGCAAGACCTTCACGGCGTGCGCCGTGGGCTTCGGGGTCGCCGAGGGCCTGCTGCGCCTCGACGAGCGCGTGGTCGACCTGTTCCCCGAGTCGGCCCACCGTGCCGGGCCGCGCGCCGCCGCCCTCACCCTGCACGACCTCCTCGCGATGCGCACCGGCCACCGCGTCGACACCCTCACCTGGCGCGAGCACTCCCCCGCGCAGTTCCCGGACGTCTTCCTGGCCACCGAGCCCGAGGAGGAGCCGGGGTGGTTCGTCTACAACAACGGCGCCACCCTGATGGCCGCCCTGGCGGTGCAGCGCCGCAGCGGCCAGCGGCTCCTGGACTACCTGCGGCCCCGGCTGCTGGAACCGCTCGGCCTGGACCACGCCGCCTGGAGCGCCGAGGACGGGGTCGACCTCGGCTACTCCGGCCTGCACGTCCCGACGGCCGCCCTGGCCCGCCTGGGCGAGCTGGTGCTGCGTGACGGGCGCTGGCAGGGCCGCCGCGTGCTCCCGGCCGGCTGGGTCGCCACCATGACGGCGCTGCACACCGACACGTCGGTGCATCCCGGCGAGGTGGAGTGGCAGCAGGGCTACGGCTACCAGATGTGGCGCTGCCGCCACGGGGCGGTGCGGGCCGACGGGGCCTACGGGCAGGTCTCGGTCGTGGTGCCGGAGGCCGAGCTGGTGGTGGCGCTCACGGGATGCACCGAGCGCACCCAGGAGACCCTCGACGCCATCTGGGAGGAGCTGCTGCCCCACCTGGCCGGCGCCCCGCTGCCCCCCGCCCCGGCCGCCCACGCGGCCCTGACCGAGGCCTTGGCCGCCGCGAGCCTCCCGGCACCGTCGGGCGCCCCGCAGCCCAGCGGGCCCACCCCCGCCGACGGGCCGTGGTCCTACGCCCACACCCCCACCGAGGAGGTCCCCCTCCTGGAGCGGGTCGAGGTGGCGCCCGCTGCGGGCGGTCACGGTTGGACCCTGCGGCTCACCGAGGGCGAGGACGCCCTCGAGGTGCCGTGCGGCGCCGACGGATGGCCGCAGACGACGACCTCCGGCCCCTGGACGGCCTCCGGCGGCTGGAGCGCGCCAGGAGTGTTCGAGGCCCGCGTCGTGGCCGTGCAGACCCCCCACGTGCTGCACCTGCGCTGCGCCGACGGGGTGGCCACCACCACCTGGAACGGCCTGCCCCTCAACCGGCCGGTGCTGCGCCGGCTGCGGGCCCCGGCCTGACCATGGGGCCCCTGGGGCCCGAGGCCTTCGACGCCATCGTCGGGGACGCCCTGGACGACGTGCCGGCAGAGCTGCTGGGCATGCTCGACAACGTCGTCTTCCTCGTCGAGGACGAGCCCCCCGCCGACGACCCGGACCTGCTGGGGGTCTACGACGGCATCCCGCTCACCGAGCGCGACGACGGCTGGGCGGCCGGGGCCCTACCCGACCGCATCGTGCTGTTCCGCGGCCCGCTGACCCGGATGTGCGCCGATGTCGAGGAGCTCACCGACGAGATCGCGGTGACCGTCGTGCACGAGATCGCGCACCACGTCGGCATCGACGACGCCGCGCTGCACGAGCTCGGCTGGGGCTGAGCTCCCCGGACGCGCCACGGGCCGCCCCGAGGGGCGGCCCGTGGCGGAACGTCGCGGTGGCTCAGAGGGCCTTGGGGCCCTTCCAGTACTCGAAGGTCCAGCCCACGATGGCCGGCCCGGCGAGGAGCACGCCGATCATGACCAGCCACCAGCCCGCGGCCAGGCCGAGGAAGATGATGGCGGCCGACGCGCCGAGGAACAGCGGCTGCCAGCTGTGCGGGCTGAAGAAGCCGTAGTCGCCCTGGATCTCGTCGATGTCGCCCAACGGGTCGTCGGACGGGTCGCGGTCGAGCTTGCGCCGCGTCATCCACAGGTACCAGGCGATCATGAAGCCCAGCAGGCCGGCGAGGATGAGGCCGACGACGCCGACCCACTCGGTACCGAGGACGGTCGAGTGCGTCCAGGCCCAGTAGATGGCGGCGACGGTGAAGGCGAACACCCCGATGAGGATGCCGATCCGCTCCATGGCGCGCATTGGCGTCAGTCCTTCGTCTTCTGGTCGGTCTCGTCGAGGAAGGCCTGCTCGTCGATGTCGGCCGGGCCGAGCGCCGAGACGAGCGAGCTGCGCTCGGTGGCCCTCGCGTCGGGGTGCACCGAGGTGGCCGGAGCCGCCTCGGGGTGGTGCAGGTCGAACGCGGGGCGCTCGGAACGGATCCGCGGGATCCGGTCGAAGTTGTGCCGCGGCGGCGGGCACGACGTGGCCCACTCGAGCGAGCCGCCGTAGCCCCACGGGTCGTCGGACTCGACGAGCGGCGCGTACTTCCAGGTCTTCCAGACGTTGTAGAAGAACGGCAGCATCGAGGCCCCGAGCAGGAACGCGCCCGCCGTGGAGATCTGGTTGCCGAGGGTGAAGCCGTCCTCGGGCAGGTAGTCGGCGTACCGGCGGGGCATGCCCTGGGCGCCGAGGATGTGCTGGACGAAGAACGTGGTGTGGAAGCCGATGAACAGCATCCAGAAGTGGATCTTGCCCAGCTTCTCGTCGAGCATCCGGCCGGTGAGCTTGGGCCACCAGAAGTAGAAGCCCGCGAACATCGCGAAGACCACGGTGCCGAAGACCACGTAGTGGAAGTGCGCCACCACGAAGTAGCTGTCGGACAGCTGGAAGTCCAGGGCCGGGCTGGCCAGGATGACGCCGGTCAGGCCGCCGAAGAGGAACGTGACCAGGAAGCCAATGGCCCAGTACAGGGGCGTGGCGAACTCGAGCTTGCCGCCCCACATGGTGCCGATCCAGTTGAAGAACTTCACCCCGGTGGGTACCGCGATCAGCATCGTCATGATCGCGAAGAACGGCAGCAGGACCTCGCCGGTCGCGTACATGTGGTGCGCCCACACCGAGACGGACAGGGCGGCGATCGCGATGGTGGCGTACACGAGGGTCTTGTAGCCGAAGATCGGCTTGCGCGAGAACACCGGGAGGATCTCGGAGATCAGGCCGAAGAACGGCAGCGCGATGATGTAGACCTCGGGGTGGCCGAAGAACCAGAAGATGTGCTGCCACATCATGGCCCCGCCGCTCTCGGGGGCGAAGATCTGCGCCCCGAACCGTCGGTCGGCGCCCAGGGCGAACAGCGCGGCGGCCAGGGCGGGGAAGGCGATCAGCACCAGGATCGAGGTGATCAGGACGGTCCAGGTGAAGATCGGCATCCGGAACATCGTCATGCCGGGGGCGCGCATCGTCAGGATCGTCGTGATGAAGTTGACCGCGCCGAGGATGGTGCCGAAGCCACCGAGGGCGAGGCCGAAGACCCAGAGGTCACCGCCGACCCCCGGGCTGTAGGTGCTGTCGGACAGCGGCGCGTAGGCGAACCAGCCGAAGGCGGCCGCCCCGTTGGGGGTGAGGAAGCCGGCGCCGGCGATGAGGCCGCCGAAGAGGTAGAGCCAGTACGCGAACATGTTCAGCCGCGGGAACGACACGTCGGGGGCGCCGATCTGCAGCGGCATCAGCGCGTTGGCGAAGCCGGCGAACAGCGGCGTCGCGAACAGCAGCAGCATGATCGTGCCGTGCATGGTGAACAGCTGGTTGTACTGGGTGGGGGTGTCGACGATCTGCAGACCCGGCTCCGCGAGCTCGGCGCGGATGACCAGGGCCATCACGCCGCCGAGCAGGAACCAGATGAACGAGGTGATGAAGTAGAGGTTGCCGATGACCTTGTGGTCGGTGGTGGTGATCCACTTGACCACGATCGAGCCCGGCGCCGTGCGGGGGCGCACGCGGGTCGAGGTCGTGGTGGTCGTCTCACGGAACATCCGGGCGTCGGAGGCGGTGCTCATCTCAGTTCCCTCCGGTGGTGACGGTCTGGCCGTCCATCAGCTGCGAACGGTTCAGGGTGTTGTCGAGCATGCCCGTCTGTCCGGCGGCCCGCAGGTCGGCCATGTGGGCGTCGAACTCCTGACGGGAGACGACCTTGACGTTGAAGAGCATCTGCGAGTGGTAGGCGCCGCACAGCTCGGCGCACTTGCCCTTGAACTGCCCCTCCTGGGTCGGCACGACCTGGAAGCGGTTGACCCGGCTCGGGATCATGTCCATCTTCTGCAGGAAGGCGGGGATCCAGAACGAGTGGTTGACGTCGCGGGTCGTGAGCACGAACTCGGTGCGCTCGTTCACCGGCAGGTACAGGGTGGGGATGGTCTTCTCGGCCCCCGGCTCGCCGGTGAGGATGGCCTGGGTCCCGACCTCGTGCACGTCGGCCTCGAGATAGTTGAAGTCCCAGCTCCACTGCTTGCCGATGACGTTGACGGTGACATCGGGCTTGGTCGAGGTGTCGACCAGCGCGGCCTCGTCGCGGGCGGTGTAGTAGAAGAACACCACCACCATCAGCATCGGGACGACGGTGTAGAGGATCTCGATCGGGATGTTGTAGCGCAGCTGCACGGGCAGCTCGGTGTCGTCCTTCTTGCGGCGGTACGCCACCAGGCACCAGAGGATCAGGCCGATGACGAGCAGGCCGACGCCGATCAGGGTGATCCAGGCGCCGATCCACAGCGTGGTGACGCGCTCGCCCCCCTGGGTCACCGCGTGCGGGAGCCAGCCGGAGGAGGCGGAGCCGCGCAGGTCGCCGCTCGCACAGCCGGCGAGCGCGGTGGCCGTCAGGGCTCCGACGGCAGCCCAGGTGCCGAGCCGGCGGACGGGGCGTCGGGCCGAGAAGAGGTCGTGCTGGCGCACCGCTTCACCCTTCGGTCGGGAGGTGGAAGAACGGGGCAAACACTACTGCACCCCCACGGTGAGGGGCAGGCAGGGGGGCTACCGTCGACGCGTGGCGCACACCACCGTTGAACCTTCGAGGCCGGGTCCGGGCGACATCGGACCGGCCGTTCCGGCGCCCGGCGCGGCCGCCGGCCTGCTCGACGCCACGCGGGGGCCGCTGCATCCGCTCGCCGCCGAGACCCTCGCCGCGGCCCTGTCGGTGGGCTGGGGCGACCCCGCGGCGCTGCACGCTCCGGGCCGCCGGGCCCGCGCGCTGCTGGACACCGCGCGGGAGGTGCTCGCGGGCGCCCTCGGGGTGCGGCCGGAGGAGCTCTCGGTGCACGCCAGCGCCGAGGAGGCC
Proteins encoded in this window:
- the trpD gene encoding anthranilate phosphoribosyltransferase, coding for MPPATAAPSWSDLIAALLRREDLTTDQARWAMGQVMGGEASPVQLAGFLVALRAKGETVDELRGLADVMLEHAHRIDVPGPSVDIVGTGGDRLHSVNISTMASVVVAATGLRVVKHGNRAASSSSGSADVLEALGVDLTLDPGQVAAVAERAGITFCFANAFHPSMRHAAVARRELGVGTAFNALGPLTNPGQPTYAAVGAADARLAPLLAGVFAGRGRPAAVFRGDDGLDELTLATSSTVWWVASGEVTELSVAPGDVGLASAPVEALRGGDAAFNADVARRVLAGETGPVRDAVVLNAGMALAVAEGAPGAPTRDSLVAALARGVARAQEAVDAGAAAALLERWVATTRELAAG
- a CDS encoding response regulator transcription factor, which gives rise to MSDSHAAAGPASTPAADGVHRVRVLLYSDDITTRDAVRAAAGRRPARDVEVVAWHECATAEAVIEAMDAGGYDIAVLDGETAPVGGLGLCRQLKNEIFRCPPILVLTGRPQDAWLAGWSLADDAVPHPLDPIAVAEAIARLARDRASVG
- a CDS encoding cytochrome c oxidase subunit 3 — encoded protein: MVAVGTMVWLSSELMFFAALFAFYFTLRGHLPQLWSERTAELNVPFAAANTLVLVISSVWCQLGVWQAERGVPARPAGTRLLRFREWGMREWYVLTYVFGATFVAGQVYEYAHLIADGVTLSSDSYGSIFYLATGFHGMHVTGGLLAFLLIIGRTFTTRRYTHAQATGAVVTSYYWHFVDVVWIALFATIYLLK
- a CDS encoding cytochrome c, whose amino-acid sequence is MNALAARRRHPAAIAVLLMIGLFLTGAVYAAVAPEPADATTQALPAQSVASGKALFRANCASCHGLNAEGRSTGNGNEIAGPPLAGVGAAAVDFQVGTGRMPMTQPGVQASRSESVKFTQEQIADMGAYIASLAPGPAVPSEEAVDPTKGDPARGGQIFRVNCAMCHNFAGAGGALTRGKYAPSLGDVTGKHVYEAMVSGPQSMPVFNDANITPDDKRDVIAFLTTLNQEESPGGMTLGSLGPVTEGLFAWVFGLGILVGCAVWLGSKAA
- a CDS encoding ubiquinol-cytochrome c reductase iron-sulfur subunit, whose product is MNEQDTPTPGTEVAPTTGHGDAVRLDEGHVVGYGGIPDRFVNPGLPTHVPRMADLDQSAADRAEKQVATLFGISILATLLFVVLYYAIDLNETVFIPGIGTTSASNAALGVTLAFSLLGIGFGAVHWAKTLMPDVEVVEERHPLRSSDADREEVVRVLAVDGGSSQITRRPLIKYTLGGALGLFAVPLVVQVAGSLGEMPQKSLSLTWWNGGPSGPGQVPEFKPLRLMKDPENLPIKASDVTIGSVFHVMPEGLLPDPETNEGGAENLLEEKAKAAVLLMRLDPEQIQSQKEIDWGYQGIVAYSKICTHVGCPVGLYEQQTHHLLCPCHQSTFDVTQDCKVIFGPAHRPLPQLKITVDDEGYLVSAQPFREAVGPSFWERG
- a CDS encoding cytochrome b: MTATTDRPADALRDGDRTPPTPTSAGVRKIGGLAGWVDERTGAAKPVGYLMKKVFPDHWSFMLGEIAMYSMIICLITGAFLTFWFVPSMGETIYDGSYVPLRGVRMSEAYASAVHISFDIKGGLIIRQIHHWAALMFVVAIVVHMFRVFFTGAFRKPREINWVIGSVLALLAIIEGFAGYSLPDDLLSGTGIRAMAGFVQTSPVIGTYLVYGIFGGPFPGEMIIPRLYSAHVLLIPAILVGLFTAHIGLVALQKHTQFPGPGRTNDNVVGYPVMPVYAAKAGGFFFIVFGVLALMAALVQINPVWAYGPYDPSPVTAGSQPDWYMGFADGALRLLPGWLEVNAFGYTLSMNIIPGALILLPLVYVVIGAYPFVERFVTKDEREHHLLQRPRNAPVRTAIGMAGATAYTVLMFASGNDIMAIQLGMSINDLTWFFRIGFFVLPPIVFWVTKRMCLSLQRRDREQVLHGRESGTIIRTPDGRYFERHETELPQDQWLLVQHEPVAPLQLEPETDEHGVARPAARKDRVRAALSRFYFADAVNPVTPAELAAAQHHGHETEAIEAPRHAREIESAEAAESAEVAGRR
- a CDS encoding serine hydrolase domain-containing protein; amino-acid sequence: MSPATPPSGPLLPPSTPEDQGVPSAALLALVRRWEDRGLEPHSVTVLRHGHTVAEGWWAPYHRDGVQLMYSVSKTFTACAVGFGVAEGLLRLDERVVDLFPESAHRAGPRAAALTLHDLLAMRTGHRVDTLTWREHSPAQFPDVFLATEPEEEPGWFVYNNGATLMAALAVQRRSGQRLLDYLRPRLLEPLGLDHAAWSAEDGVDLGYSGLHVPTAALARLGELVLRDGRWQGRRVLPAGWVATMTALHTDTSVHPGEVEWQQGYGYQMWRCRHGAVRADGAYGQVSVVVPEAELVVALTGCTERTQETLDAIWEELLPHLAGAPLPPAPAAHAALTEALAAASLPAPSGAPQPSGPTPADGPWSYAHTPTEEVPLLERVEVAPAAGGHGWTLRLTEGEDALEVPCGADGWPQTTTSGPWTASGGWSAPGVFEARVVAVQTPHVLHLRCADGVATTTWNGLPLNRPVLRRLRAPA
- a CDS encoding metallopeptidase family protein, whose product is MGPLGPEAFDAIVGDALDDVPAELLGMLDNVVFLVEDEPPADDPDLLGVYDGIPLTERDDGWAAGALPDRIVLFRGPLTRMCADVEELTDEIAVTVVHEIAHHVGIDDAALHELGWG
- a CDS encoding cytochrome c oxidase subunit 4, with protein sequence MRAMERIGILIGVFAFTVAAIYWAWTHSTVLGTEWVGVVGLILAGLLGFMIAWYLWMTRRKLDRDPSDDPLGDIDEIQGDYGFFSPHSWQPLFLGASAAIIFLGLAAGWWLVMIGVLLAGPAIVGWTFEYWKGPKAL
- the ctaD gene encoding cytochrome c oxidase subunit I codes for the protein MFRETTTTTSTRVRPRTAPGSIVVKWITTTDHKVIGNLYFITSFIWFLLGGVMALVIRAELAEPGLQIVDTPTQYNQLFTMHGTIMLLLFATPLFAGFANALMPLQIGAPDVSFPRLNMFAYWLYLFGGLIAGAGFLTPNGAAAFGWFAYAPLSDSTYSPGVGGDLWVFGLALGGFGTILGAVNFITTILTMRAPGMTMFRMPIFTWTVLITSILVLIAFPALAAALFALGADRRFGAQIFAPESGGAMMWQHIFWFFGHPEVYIIALPFFGLISEILPVFSRKPIFGYKTLVYATIAIAALSVSVWAHHMYATGEVLLPFFAIMTMLIAVPTGVKFFNWIGTMWGGKLEFATPLYWAIGFLVTFLFGGLTGVILASPALDFQLSDSYFVVAHFHYVVFGTVVFAMFAGFYFWWPKLTGRMLDEKLGKIHFWMLFIGFHTTFFVQHILGAQGMPRRYADYLPEDGFTLGNQISTAGAFLLGASMLPFFYNVWKTWKYAPLVESDDPWGYGGSLEWATSCPPPRHNFDRIPRIRSERPAFDLHHPEAAPATSVHPDARATERSSLVSALGPADIDEQAFLDETDQKTKD
- the coxB gene encoding cytochrome c oxidase subunit II, whose protein sequence is MRQHDLFSARRPVRRLGTWAAVGALTATALAGCASGDLRGSASSGWLPHAVTQGGERVTTLWIGAWITLIGVGLLVIGLILWCLVAYRRKKDDTELPVQLRYNIPIEILYTVVPMLMVVVFFYYTARDEAALVDTSTKPDVTVNVIGKQWSWDFNYLEADVHEVGTQAILTGEPGAEKTIPTLYLPVNERTEFVLTTRDVNHSFWIPAFLQKMDMIPSRVNRFQVVPTQEGQFKGKCAELCGAYHSQMLFNVKVVSRQEFDAHMADLRAAGQTGMLDNTLNRSQLMDGQTVTTGGN